In the genome of Arachis stenosperma cultivar V10309 chromosome 6, arast.V10309.gnm1.PFL2, whole genome shotgun sequence, the window CATCAGGAAAGATTCGGTGAAGCTTTTTCCACCTCCAATTACCATTCTAGCCGGAAAACCTATTAACTTTCTCTTCAAGATCACCTATCGCAAGATTTTCCAAAGCAAACGACTTTAATGATTCAATTCCTAGAACCCAATGGTCCTCCCAAAAGTGAACTGTTTCTCCATCACCTAACCTCCAGACGATGCTGGTCTTGAACGGGTTCACACCTTGACTATACTCTTCCAAGCATTAGAACAATTAGGCTTTTGGTGTACTTTAGGAACAGCATCACCACCGCACTCATATTTTGATTTCATCACCTTAACCCATAGGGAATTAATCTTAGTAACTAAGTTCCAAGCTAGCTTCATGAGGAACAAGAAGTTGGATTCTTGAGCTTTTCGAATACCAAGTCCTCCTCGATGCTTGCGTCTGCACATTGTATCCTAAATAATAAGATGAATTTTTCTCTCATTCTCACTTGATCCCCAAAAAAAGCCTCTGCAAGCTTTGTCAATCTGATTGCATACTTCTCTAGGAATCTTCATAGTTTTTATAATGTAGTTGGAATAGTGGAGAGGACGGATTGATCAAGGGTACATCTTTTGGTAAGGGAAAGAGTTTTCATGTTCCAAGAGTTGAGCTTTTGGTGCATCTTGTccaaaataaattgaaaatgtTACTTGTTGCATCTTTCATGAATGAGAGGCATAcctaaatattttttcaaattattagtTAGATTAATATCTAAGTGCAAGCTTAGATCCTATCTGATAGTGTGGTTGATGTTCTTGGAGAAGAAAACACAAGACTTCTgaaaattaactttttattttgaacTTTTACAAAAAATTCTAAGGCCTTACTTGATGACACAAATTTGCTCATTATTAGCTTGAGCAAAAAGAATCAAATTATCTGCAAAGCAAATGTGAGAAATCTTAAGTCCGCCTTTAGAGAGGATAATAAGCTTCCACTTCTTATTATTCACAAGAGAAGTAATAAGGTGGGATAATCTTTCAATACatagaacaaaaagaaaaagagagaggggGTCTCTTTGTCTAATGGCTCTATTAGGGTAAAAATCTTCTGAGTGTGAGCTATTCCAGAGGACATTCATAGCTGGTGTGCAAATACAGTGATGGATCACTTTAATCAGGTTCTCTGGAATATTGCAATCTTTAAGAATTTCCATGACAAAATTCCAACTCAATCTATCATAAGCTTTCTTAAGATCAATTTTTATTGCCATCAATTTTGTCTTTGAGTTTCTAGTTCTCATGGTGTGGATAACTTCTTGAGCAACAAGGATGTTATCCGTACTCACTCTTCCTGAAACAAAACTAGCTTGATTATCTGTAATAAGAGAAGACATGTGTGGTTTAAATCTCTTGGCAATAATCTTAGTGATAATTTTATAACACACATTACAAAGACTTACAGGTTTAAACTGCGCAACATTTTTTGGAGCCTGGACTTTAGGGATAATAGAAATAAGCGTTTGTTAACATCCCTAATATGTTTACAATCTCGGAAAATTTTTTGAACCCAAGAAAAAAGAGAATCTTTAATAGTATCccaagaaaattagaagaacTTAGCTGGAATGCCATCTTTGTTCAGTTCTTTCCAACTTCCCATATTAAAAACAACATTCTTAATCTCTTCGAGAGTGACATTGTTACTAAGCATAGTTACTCCTTGTTCTGaaattttttagaaaagaaCCTGTAATcggaaaaaaaatatagttacCATCAGCAGtgtataaatttttaaagtatGACACTCCCATCTTTTTTAGGATAGTAGGGTTATCAATCCAATTATTGGTATTCTTAAGAGTTGTgattttgtttcttctttttctgccATTAGCTTTCTGGTGAAAATACTTTGTGTTCTTATCTCCAAAGTTGATCACATTACATCTTGACATTTGCTGCCAATAAACTTCTTGGATAATcactttttcatattttttccAGAGGTCTTTTTGTAGTTTCTCCAAGAAAGGGTTGTAGCCGAAAGAGCCCTTACGGTTTATCCTCTCCACACGCAGCATGATACGgttcttttttttcttagaaTATGTCCAAAGACTTCCCTGTTCCACACCTTAACTTTGTCAAAAAAGGAAGATATGTTATTAAGGAAGTATCCATTCTTATTCTAACTATTTTTCACAAGATTATTGTAGTCCTTGTGCAATAACCACAGTGCAAGGAGTTTTAAAGGTCTCTTTTTCCTATCCGAACTGGTCAAATGAAAATCTAACAGGATAGAAAGATGATCTGACTTGAGTTTAGGTAAATGTCTCACTCCAACATTAGAGAATGCATTGGTGAACTCAAGATTGCATAAAAATTTATCTAGTCTCTTCTTTGTATTCCCTCTTTGCCAAGTAAAAAGTCATCCAGTAAAGTTCAAATAATTTATACCGCAGTTATTTATACAAGATTGGAATCTTTCATGGTCTTATGATAGGTTAGAGCTTCTTCTAGTGTCATTTAAGgaaagaattaaattaaaatatccaCTAATACACCATGGTTCTCAGATGCTATTAGCCAACTTGATACGTGCTTCAAATAATACCAAatgataaagaaataaaagataaataagaagATATGGATTCAAACTGGATAAAAAAGAtacattgaaattgaaatagaaacaaaaagGATAGATTAAAATTGAATACAAAGAGAATCACTCTACTTTCTACCTAATTTCCTGACGCAACAAGAAAAAGACTCCTCAACCTAACTTGTCAATGCCATAGTTTGAAAATTGAATcgaagggactcctcaaccttctaCTAAATTCTCCAATGCAACAAGAGAGGGACTCCTTAACCTCAATTGTCCACATCATGGTTTCATCATGAAACCAAAAAGGGGTTTTTAAACCTCTAAATTATTCTCTATTACAATTACCTTAGTTTATGAGGtatttataacctcttattagcttaaaatatagaaaatttcAAGCTCACAAATATAAGACCCaatctagtaattaaataaacaaaattaaaatacatcaaattaaattaaaatagtctaaaaatataaattaatatctTCTAATAACACTTGAACTCTTCATATCACGAACATTTGAAGCATGTATCATTCTCCTCCTCTTCAAAAAAGATTCATTCTCGAATCTTGAAAGTGGAAAAATAGTATATAAAAAAGACAATAATTACAAgaaagatattttttctttgtcttattttctttctctttttgtatatttttctattttttactttttatttcactgtatatttttttaaataataaaatcaacaataatgaaatgcaaacaaaaaaaaaactcaagaacaTAAAGAAAGACGTGACAAATATTGAACtctttttttatgataaaagaagaacaaatatatattaataagaATTAATCTAATACATGGTCTCTGATactaaatgataaataaataaaagataacaaGAAGATAAGGATtcaaattgaatagaaaaagatacgttgaaattgaaatagaaacaaaaagGATAGATTGAACTTGAGTACACAAAGAATTACTCTACTCTCTACCCAAATTCTTGATGCAACAAgaaagggactcctcaacctaacTTGTCAACGCCATAGTTTGGAAATTGAATcgaagggactcctcaaccttctaCTCAATTTCCCAATGCAACAAGAGAGTGACTCTTCAACCTCAATTGTCCACATCATGGTTTTATTACAAAACCAAAAAGGGATTTTTAAACCTCTAAATCATTCTCTATTACGACTACCCTAATTTATGAGGtatttataacctcttattaGATTAAAATATAGAAAATCCTAAACCCACAAACATAAGACCCAATCTATTacttaaataaacaaaatcaaaatacatcaaattaaattaaaacattctaaaattttaaattaatatattcaAAATAACACTTGAACTCTTCATATCAAGAACATTTGAAGCACGTATCATTCTCCTCCTCTTCAAAAAAGATTCATTCTCGAATTTTGTAGCTGGAAAAATAGTGTATGAAAATGACAATAATTAcaagaaatatatttttttgtcttattttctttctctttttgtatatttttctttttttttcactatatactgtttttttaaataataaaataaacaataatgaaaagcaaacgaaaaaaagaaCTCAAGAACATAAAAAAGACGTGATAGACAttgaactctttttttttatgataaaacaAGAACAAATATAGCTTAATAAGAATTAATCTAATACTtgagctctgataccaaatgataaataaataaaagataacaaGAAGATAAGGAttcaaaaagaataaaagaagatacattgaaattgaaatagaaacaaaaagGATAAATTGAACTTGAGTACAGAAAGAATTACTCTACTCTCTACCCAATTTTTTAACGCAACAAgaaagggactcctcaacctaacTTGTCAATGTCATAGTTTGAAAACTGAATcgaagggactcctcaaccttctaCTCAATTCCCTGATGCAACAAGAGAGGGACTCCTCAACTTCAATTGTCCATATCATGGTTTTATCACGAAACCAAAAAGGAATTTTTAAACCTCTAAATCATTCTCTATTACGACTACCCTAATTTATGAGGTATTTATAACCGCTTATCAGgttaaaatatagaaaattctAAGCCCACAAACATAAGACAATCTAgtcattaaataaataaaatcaaaatacatcaaattaaattaaaacattcTAAAAATGTAAATTAATATCTTCTAAATAACACTTGAACTCTTTATATCACGAACATTTGAAGCACGTATCACAACTCCTCCAAGTAGTTCCAAAGCCTCCTTCTATTAGCTAGGTGCGGACTTCTATATACAGCTGTAAATCCCCAAGCATTGTTATCTGAATTTATGATCCTCATGTGTATAAGCTGATCTTGAATAGAGATAGGTTCAACATTTCAAAAAGCTTTATTCCAAAGACACCAAATGCTGCCAGCAAAATCGACTGCTTCACTGATACACTAAGAGTCAAAGTCTAgtcttttaataatattttcagCCTTGTTTCCTGATACATGAGTTtccaaaagcacaaaaaaattagcATTGTATCTATAAGTCATATCtttaataataatgaaaaatctTCTAGAGGCAGTTTCTCTActatttcaaataataaaattcattaaaacaaacaaagagaaagagttcAGAGTTCTCCTGATGATGCAGGTAATCAAGCCTCCATAAGCTTTGGACTTGAAGGAGATTCATCCATATCCTGATACCGATCATTGATGACCATATCTTCTGACCCAGAGCTCTGCTGTTTGTCTCCTGGATCGATTGGGTTATTGGCTGCACTGCTGCCTCCGGGAGTTCGTGTTTTGTATCCTGTCCTCCTATGAATCTCGATATAATTGACATTGTGGCATGGTCCGTGATACCAGAAGAAGAGATGTGTCTTCTATTGTTGTATTTTTTGGCTAATTTCTTTTGGAGTAAACTAAAGCTTCTCCAGTAATTCTGGTGGCTgtttttctgtttctctttaTTATGTGTATGCTCCATGATATCTACTTGGTTTTGATTATTTGGCTTCTCATGGTTTTGAGTGATGCTTGATTTGTTCTGGTGTTGATTTTGGTTGGGATTTTTTTCTTTCCTACGTCCTGGGCTTTTGCCTTCAAGTTTGAGGTGGCTGTCTTATTTTTTGGATGACTCTTTTGGACTTGCAGTTTATGGTTATGCTTGTAAGTATTGTTGCCATGTTTTTCTTGATCTTGCACGTTTGCCTTGATTGGATTCTGATTGTTTTCATTTCTGTCTGCAATATTTTCTTGCATGCTCTCATTATTGTCATTAAGAGTTTCCTCTGATAAGACTTGGAATTTGGAActataaaaatttttcttttttgctctCGCAGATTTCCCCATTTTGATTTTACTCCTTCTAGGATTTCGTTTGACCAGCATCCACGATCCAAAAGGATTCTCATTAATGGtgagtttattatttttttctttcctcaTTAATAGTAGGATTATTACTTTATTCTACTGCTGATTCTTGTGCCTCAACCTGTAATCCCTGATTTTGCGCCATAATATCCTCCCTCCCATTAAGGGTTTCCATTTCTGGTGATCCCATCAAATTACCGTTATTTTCGTCTTCTCCCCCGTGTTTTGGCATCTGGCCACCGTTCATGGCTGTCTGAAACCTTTGTTTGAGCATTTTTCCCACAAATTTTGGGCATTTTTCATCCTATGTCCGTATTGCCCACACTTAAAACATATTTGATAGAGCCCTTCGTATTCGAGCTTGAATCCTTTCTCCAGAGCCGTGAAAGAAGGTACAATTTGCTTTCTTAGATCAATTTTCACATATATGCGAGCGAATTTTCCTCTAGAATGTATTGATGTAAGCTCATCAATTTTCAACATTGTACTTAAGGCTTTTTCTACCTTTTAGAGAAAGTATTTATTGTAGAGTTCCGCGGGAAGGTTTGAAATGCTGACCCAGACAGCTACTTTGCGTATATCTATATCTTGTGGCATGAAGAGGGGTCTCCAACACTGTACTAGGAGGTAGTGATCCGGTATTATCTAAGGTCTCTCGAAGAGGACATACGAATATTCTTCTTGGTTAGACAAACGAATCAAGAAGAAGTTCTCTTCAAGATCCATGACTCGAACCACATCTTTCCTAACCCACTTTTTGAGAACCCATCTCTCTATAACTTGGAGATTGAGACTTTTACCAAGGAATTTCACTATCAGTGATAGCTTTCATGGTCTACACCAGTCATCATACTCCTCCAAAGTGACTTCAATCTTTGATTTGGGATTGAAGGAAGTCTCCAAATTTTTCCTGGCTTTCAAAGAGTCTTGATTCGACATGTACTCCTCTGCAGCCATTTTAACTATTTCTTTTGGGTCGAGATTGTCAAAACCATTGCCAATCACCATATCTCGGTAAGATGTCTTTTGGTTTATGTTTCCTCCACCAATATTCTTTTCCTGAGCCTTCGTCAGATTGGGAAGAAGATTGGTTTTTGTCTCCACAACTTTATTAATAGCATCTTCCATTATTTCTTTAATCTGTTCTTGGTTTTTTATCCTGTCCATTTTTACTTTCTTAGTGCTCATAGCTACCAGGTCTTTTTTTTTGGGAGATCTCTTTCAGTATCGTTTAAGACGATTTCAGAACTCatagagagagaaaattttTTTAGCGTACTTAAAAAAAGCGGTACATGTTCGTTAAAAGCCCTGAAGTACTTTTGTTAAAATTACCTATTTAAAAAAACACTTTTAACAGAAAAAATGCTAACTCATAAAGCATTCACTATACAAAAAGCCTTGAACTAGAACATGACTCTTATACCTTTTTTCTTGATTATGTAAAAAGTTCCACCATGTTGAATTGATTATCTTTTTATGGTGATAATTGAAGTACTGGGAAGGAAAACTCATACTTATTCCTTAAATCGGATCGAATCCATTTGTGGAGCTCAAGTTGGACATAATTTGAGTATGTGGATTCGCTGACTTTATTAATGGGCTAGATCGTGATCTATGTCTTGTTACTATGTCTTGTTACGAGAGACTTTTCTTTTATTGTATTTGTTATTATTAGATTTAGTATTTAGAGTCtagatataaatattttatttttattttattaaaatttattatttaaaatttaaaattaaagtttaacatttaatttttaatatttgaaattagttaaatattagcagaaataataaatttaattgatcactttaatattaataatatgcAAACTAAAAACAATATTTAATAGTGATACTTACAAAATTACGGGCCGTCGGCCGTCCCATGATTCACGTGCCTCTTAAGGTTAATATTCGATCATTAATGATAGTGATACCCATACTTATCTAGTTGTCTATAAAATGATGGTTGATGCTTGATAGTTGTCTTATTAATACATGGGAAAGTTTTTGGTGTAGAAACTTGTATCTGGTCTTTTAAGAACTGCGTAGAAATATTTTAATTGTGTGGTGAAAGTTGGTTTCGTGTATAAAATATTGTTTGTGTTACATGTGATCTATAAATTAATGTAATTGTAAACTGGTATAGAGTCATTCAGTTGAATTAGTAAATTTAATATTGGTTAGATTAGAATATTGATTATTGTTTTTATAACAGGCCCTTTCTAACAGAAAGTAtccaattatatttttattggctTAAACTattgtaacaaaattttatttgatctatttttttaattttatgtttttattggATGATTAAATGATAGTTGTTTGAAGTATATATTTATTCATTgacaaaaaagcatatttttattcaagtaaaaaaaaagaaatatatattcataataattgagaataaagaaaattttagtccaaaaaaagtaaaaaaattctATGTTCAAAAGAAagtagaaaaatatttttttaattcatttgtttttttaataataaccGTGAAGTTACAAATGTAATATCCTTTTTTCAAATGAAAAAATGAGGTTACTATTTAAGAAAAATTGAACTATTAGAATAGATCAATAaatggctaattttttttatattgattaaatatatgtgtaatatattattattggaagatgaagtatttttttttatatggtatttttttattgatattatttaaattggacggtccgatttatttgaagaaaaaaataaactacaaATCGAATGGTCcgatttgtttaaaaaaaataaactataaaTCGGAGAGTtcaatttgtattttttatttttttttatttttaaaaataaaaatcagacggttcgattttaatattaaaaatttttttattttcaaaaacacAAATCAGAGCATCCACCTTGTAATTAttggtttaaaaaataaaacaaattagAGACACCAATTTGTATAAGCCATAGCAACATAAAACTTATCTCTTCTCGCATCATTCTAAGATACACCCTCTCTCTCACACATCAATAAACAGGTAGAGTAAACAAATGTTTTGAAAACAGTAGAACACATATAAAAGAGTAAAAcagataaatttttaattcttcCAATGTCTTTTAACTATTCAATATGCTAAaaagtttatatatataatattcttAACAAGTGTTCTAGCTAACAAGagtgataaaataaaaatagttacaAAGTTAACCTTTCTAGTTTTTAAGAAGGAGGGTCCTAGataagattaatttataataaattattattttaatctaaattttttttgataaaattgttttttaataaaaaatttaaatggttagtaaacaaaataataaaataatagaaaaaattagCAAAATAAAGATTTATAATCATATTTActttaaaattcatatttcaaaaaatccaaagtactaatatctatatttttattttctcattttAGACTATTATAAACATTAATTATTCTCTACTACGAGAATCCATTAAAAACAATAAACattaaacataattaaaaaatcttaaaaatatgtaataatttttatcaaatgtatattaaaattggaaataaactatttataaataaataaaaattattattaaaagttGCATATATGCAgataaaaaaagtaaattataacttttaaaaactATTTCTAATATTTGATACACAAATAGTAAAAATCATGTATATATATGGTTATGTCACTAACTACACTAATATgaagtatataataatataaatataaaaaattaaaaataaaatctttaaattcaattaatatGAAAATTGGAATGAAATTTTGGgctttttatttaaatagttttttatttatcaatttaaattgagataaaaaaatttattaatttgtgTATTGAGTCTCATCTTTGTAATAAAAGACTGACAAAAACCACATTTGTATAGTGTTTGGTGACTGTTGTATGATGAAACGAGGTGTGTTTAATGCCTAATTATCTGTGCTTATAAAGTGGTATCTTCTTATCATAGCAATtcacattttaaaatattattgattcgttgtaaaataaataaaaaaaataagaaattaataattttcaTACTATTGGATATGGATTAGTAACAATTAAATTTGTTTTCACGTGATTAATAAATCAATGAAATTAAGCATATAAAGGATGTGATTTTAATATTGAGAAGACTTAACATGTGACTTGTAAagatttataataaattaatatataaaaaataaaaataataaaatttatattaaaaatttaaataaataaaaacaaaataaaaaatagaaaagatagACTATAATAACATTTAATCATGGTTTATAATTTATCAAAGAATCAAAGAGTAGAAATATTACatcatagaaagaaaaaaaaataaaatgtattaCTATAAAGttatctaataaaaaaataattggtaaaaaaaatgaatttttttctaatatatataatcttttccaataataaaataagaacagaattttaatttttatattaaaaatgaaatttgatatatattctaatcaaattaaataattaattaattataattaatgtattttaataaataaagtaatttaaataaaaatattttaaaaaaataattaaatttattagttgatacaaataattagtataGTTAATTTAATGTAttgaattaaaagaaataaataaaaaataatttattgaattaattagtttatataattaattcattttaattatttgaatttaataaattaaaaataaataaaaaatactctgTAAAATATACTACTTTACCTTTATTATTAAgtgtaaaaatataattttaatataatataatataatagataatagatGATACATAGATAAGTTTGTccttgtaaaaaaaaaaattattttttcaaattgaaATCATATCTGAAGAGGCAAAAGTCATTTTTTAAAAGGAtcattttatcaaaattattttttttaacaggCCAAAATAACAATTcagtaattaatatatattgatattttcttttgaaaataagtactttttattttctaagctTATCAAGAACTTAATGTATTTAGACAAGTTCTTTAGATGAATCAACATAGCAAAAGATATTAATTTTGGAATCAacctaaaaaagaaaaaatattcaTTTTGAGAAAGAAGCAGCAAGAAGAGCAAGTATAAAAAAGTGAGAGGGAAATGGATAAAGGGCAGGTTTCAAGTATTGGTGGTTGTTGGAAGATGAGTAGAAGTAGAAGCAGAAGCAGGTGTTGGTTAGTTGGGATCTTGATTTTGTTAGCGAGAGTGTTAGGAGGAAATGGGTACCCATCTGAGGATCTGGTGGTCAACCTTCCTGGACAACCCAAAGTTGACTTCAACCAATATGCTGGCTATGTTGATATTGATTCCAACCATGGAAGAAGCCTCTTCTACTATTTTGTTGAAGCTGCTTTTCATCCTCACAATAAGCCCCTCACTCTTTGGCTCAATGGAGGTTAGTTGCATTGCTGctcctctctttttcttttcttatttttgtctTATGTTCTTCTGTGTTCTttgcttcattttcttttattttatttgtctataTGTTTAAGTTAGTTTTGTGGTATCTAACTATCTATCTTGTGAGTTGAATAAAATATCTTGTTTGATTCCATTGTGTGCACCTTTCACGGATCCCGTTGGTTAATCACTTGAGGACAAAAGCTTTCTCCAAACACagttttattatttctttatttctttattcAAACATGTCCCAACTTATCCCATCATAAAACTTTTACACAgatattattcatatatttttttgttgaaatGTTTTATGTATTCATTTgtattatcttttttaatattaaaatttgattttcttttttggtATGACTATTAACTAATATATGGTCGATTGGAATATCAAATACTTTACATTAATTCATTTCTTAGATTTCAAGTCCCCACATATAAAAAAACCAAAGATTGTTGCGTAACTGATTTGGTAGCTGATTTTTGTGTACACGTAGCGTAATTGATTGTTGTTATACTTGTAGTATTGTATTTGCAATTATGTATATTATGTCTTAAGGAGTGTTCTTACACTATGCATAATACATGAAACCATTTCAGCTAAGTTTTCATCATCCTTTTTGGTTCAGGTCCAGGGTGTTCTTCCATTGGAGGAGGTGCATTTACTGAATTGGGACCCTTTTTTCCTAAAGGAGATGGACGTGGTCTAAGAAGAAATTCCAAGTCATGGAACAAAGGTATCAACATATAGAACAAAAGTAGTGTCATAGTTTATGATAATGGAGATTTTCTGTCTACATTGATTGGTGATATTAAATTTTTGATAATCATAGCATCCAACCTTCTGTTTGTGGAGTCTCCTGCTGGAGTTGGTTGGTCATACTCAAATACAACTTCGGATTATAATGCTGGGGATGCGTCCACCGGTAAGGAGTTGCCTGTTTCAAATTCTTCGATTTCGTCTAATATTCTTAATACTCTTGtttgatataaatttttaatttaaagattAGAACTGTGTCATATGTGTTGTGGCGTTTCTAAAGAGGTTCTGAACAAGAGAGACACGTGTGGTGGATGAGTTTCGTCGAGTGTCAGTGTTAGTGTTAGCTTCTCAATGGAGTGTTTGTACTCCTTATGATAACAAgctagaaaaagataaaaaaatgtaTGAGATTAACAATTTGAAAGTCCTTGATCCGAATGGACTTTCTGAAAAGTTTAGTTTTTGATTATACATTTGTACACATGTTTTCTTGATTTTGCAGCCAATGATATGTATTTGTTCATGCTGAAATGGTACGAGAAGTTCCCATCATACAGATCAAGAGAGCTGTTCCTCACAGGAGAAAGCTATGCAGGTTCTGGATATTGTTTTATTCAATTGATAAAAGCACTTAAAATTTTCTTTGCAGTTCTTTAAAAGTTTAAGCTATTAGGTAGAGGGATACAATTCCCTCATGCAATGCAAGAGACTCTCTTTAGGCTTGAAGCATGGATTATACACTAGTCCATTTTTTGTCCTGTgctgaaattttatttttattgagaaAAATAGAGTAACAAGGATTGAGTTCTAGAATTTTTGGTCGTAAAAGCTCTGATACATATTGTAAAACCATCTCTCCTGAACAAAGGTACACGAATGGTTATATGTCTAACAAATGAGATAATTGTATTTATAAGAATTTAGAGATAAAGGATGGCTATGTGCATTACTTTAATGCCTCCACGTTTTCGTGTTCTTATATTGTTTCTGGTTTCCTGTTGCCTTAGTCTCATGAGAAATCTGATAATCTTCCACAGGACACTACATACCACAGTTAACTAATGCTCTACTGGATCATAATGCTCGTTCGACTGGTTTCAAATTCAACATTAAAGGGGTTGCTGTAAGATTCAATTCATTTGATACATGTTTACTCTTTAGGCATAATTTCAGGACAAGTTTTTGTTCATCTTACTTTTGCATTGGTTTTTGCTTGTTAGATTGGAAACCCACTTCTAAGACTTGATCGCGATATACCAGCAACATACGAATACTTTTGGTCCCATGGAATGATTTCAGATGAAGTTGGACTTGCTATTATGAATGATTGCGACT includes:
- the LOC130933078 gene encoding serine carboxypeptidase-like 42, which codes for MDKGQVSSIGGCWKMSRSRSRSRCWLVGILILLARVLGGNGYPSEDLVVNLPGQPKVDFNQYAGYVDIDSNHGRSLFYYFVEAAFHPHNKPLTLWLNGGPGCSSIGGGAFTELGPFFPKGDGRGLRRNSKSWNKASNLLFVESPAGVGWSYSNTTSDYNAGDASTANDMYLFMLKWYEKFPSYRSRELFLTGESYAGHYIPQLTNALLDHNARSTGFKFNIKGVAIGNPLLRLDRDIPATYEYFWSHGMISDEVGLAIMNDCDFDDYVYENPHNVSQSCTNAIREANSIVGDYINNYDVILDVCYPSIVEQELRLKKMATKISVGVDVCMSFERRFYFNLPEVQKALHANRTKLPYSWSMCSQVLNYSETDGNINILPILKRIVQNHIPIWIFSGDQDSVVPLLGSRTLIRELAHELHMKVTVPYGAWFHKGQVGGWVTEYGNLLTFATVRGAAHMVPYSQPSRALLLFTSFLRATRLPNTTGPSIHH